A genomic segment from Nitrosopumilus sp. K4 encodes:
- a CDS encoding thiolase family protein, with product MNCKVGIAAYGMTKFTRNDSKIESVLLESVKNLFHNSSNLNQRDVDAVLVSTNNNSKYLGSVLSEIAGIQPKIAHTIESLCNSGTNAIVSAYSYIASGLADVVLVSGAERYDSPGQILEWDNSRGEFKHPIFWASIFTKAYKNEYNVKEEELALVSVKNHKLAQKNPYALSEKEYTVDDVIYSKKLTEDLRLLDCSRPCTGGASIILASEDTIRKYTNEPIWIKGIGQKTTSASFSKNITFSSMESSRIAAQTALKMSDNQPKDVDVMEVHDAFSVCELMALEAIGITKSGKGIDYVKELLSTNNTKVNPRGGLIGAGHPLGATGIAQTIEITQQLQTKANSRQVENPKLGLVHNMSAASTSSTVLVLEN from the coding sequence ATGAATTGTAAAGTAGGTATTGCAGCATATGGAATGACAAAATTTACAAGAAATGATAGTAAAATTGAATCAGTATTATTAGAGTCTGTAAAAAATTTATTTCACAACAGTTCAAACTTAAACCAAAGAGATGTGGATGCAGTTTTAGTCTCTACAAACAACAATTCAAAATACTTAGGTTCAGTATTATCTGAAATTGCAGGAATACAACCAAAAATTGCCCACACCATTGAGAGTCTTTGTAATTCTGGAACAAATGCTATTGTTTCAGCATATTCCTATATCGCATCAGGATTGGCAGATGTGGTTTTAGTTTCAGGTGCTGAAAGATATGACAGTCCAGGACAGATCCTCGAGTGGGATAATTCCAGAGGAGAATTCAAACATCCAATATTTTGGGCGTCTATTTTTACTAAAGCATACAAAAACGAGTACAATGTAAAAGAAGAAGAACTTGCCCTAGTTTCTGTCAAAAATCACAAATTAGCTCAAAAGAATCCATATGCATTATCAGAAAAAGAATACACCGTTGATGATGTAATTTACTCCAAAAAACTAACAGAGGATCTCAGACTGCTTGACTGTTCACGTCCATGCACAGGAGGAGCATCCATAATTTTAGCATCCGAAGACACAATTAGAAAGTACACAAATGAACCCATTTGGATTAAAGGCATAGGTCAGAAAACAACATCTGCAAGTTTTTCAAAAAATATCACATTTAGTTCCATGGAATCATCAAGAATTGCTGCTCAGACAGCACTAAAAATGTCTGATAATCAGCCAAAAGATGTTGACGTTATGGAAGTTCATGATGCATTTTCAGTATGTGAACTTATGGCTTTAGAGGCAATAGGAATCACAAAAAGCGGAAAAGGTATTGATTATGTAAAAGAATTACTTTCAACAAACAATACAAAAGTAAATCCACGTGGAGGGTTAATAGGGGCAGGGCATCCTTTAGGGGCAACAGGAATAGCTCAAACAATTGAAATCACACAGCAATTACAAACAAAAGCAAATTCAAGACAAGTCGAAAATCCAAAATTAGGACTTGTTCACAACATGTCAGCTGCATCAACTTCGTCAACAGTATTGGTGTTGGAAAATTGA
- a CDS encoding PKD domain-containing protein, with translation MKKTSMLFSLFLIPLLLHPAYALNSLQDTTMKAQNSVLTLEFEFGPDEIKEMRTKTVFKPTLADLSMTLYGDVVDLSDSRLKVYSNGKLFSILHKELGIVMYGKYQENLDNYKINVYFATDNGLKKQTVTTGLKLPEDKVIVSEPKKEKTKYIPDLKMTSSHDFRTYWKDTFNIDVQAFDGKINSNPKQSDFNGRIDGVDVKVILSLDNKQVATLSGVTANNGHWAGEYYVNDRFMPGEYTVDVIISHLGKAVSKSSSMFIIGTTAGGGTGNHAPVSNAGSDQSIGTSVLVTLDGSGSSDPDGDTITYSWTQTSGTLVTLSDETAESPTFTSPVSADTLVFELTVTDDKGSSDTDSVTIVVS, from the coding sequence ATGAAGAAAACATCTATGTTATTTTCACTATTTCTTATTCCCTTATTACTACACCCTGCATATGCATTGAATTCATTACAAGATACCACTATGAAAGCTCAAAACTCCGTTCTTACATTAGAGTTTGAGTTTGGTCCAGATGAAATAAAAGAAATGAGAACAAAAACTGTATTCAAACCTACATTGGCAGATTTGTCAATGACATTGTATGGTGATGTTGTGGATCTTAGTGATTCACGACTAAAGGTGTATTCAAATGGAAAATTGTTTTCTATCCTTCACAAAGAACTAGGAATTGTAATGTATGGAAAATATCAGGAAAATTTAGATAACTACAAAATCAATGTTTATTTTGCAACTGATAATGGTTTAAAAAAACAGACAGTCACTACTGGACTCAAATTACCTGAAGATAAAGTGATAGTTTCAGAACCAAAAAAAGAGAAAACCAAATACATTCCAGACTTGAAGATGACATCTTCACATGACTTTAGAACTTACTGGAAAGACACGTTTAATATTGATGTGCAGGCTTTTGATGGTAAAATTAATTCAAATCCAAAACAATCTGATTTTAATGGCAGGATAGATGGTGTAGATGTAAAAGTGATATTGTCTCTTGACAATAAACAAGTTGCCACACTGTCGGGAGTTACGGCAAATAACGGCCACTGGGCTGGAGAATATTATGTCAATGATCGATTTATGCCAGGGGAATACACTGTAGATGTTATTATATCTCATCTTGGTAAAGCTGTATCAAAATCCTCAAGTATGTTTATTATTGGAACAACTGCTGGAGGCGGAACTGGTAACCATGCACCTGTGTCTAATGCAGGTTCTGATCAATCTATAGGTACATCCGTGTTGGTAACTCTTGACGGTTCTGGAAGTTCTGACCCTGATGGTGACACAATTACATATTCATGGACACAGACATCTGGAACCTTAGTTACATTATCTGATGAAACTGCTGAATCTCCAACATTTACTTCGCCAGTATCTGCAGACACATTGGTATTCGAACTTACAGTCACTGATGATAAAGGAAGTTCCGATACTGATTCTGTAACAATTGTTGTGTCCTAA
- a CDS encoding zinc ribbon domain-containing protein encodes MNIEKEIEKGNFVLGECAQCRKTIWPPSDYCNVCFGEVVIKKGPFEGKIIEFSKKEQDYFCLAKFSDHVKIIGSVSEAPQNNQRVHVKKCGIKNGSYFFEFSLIR; translated from the coding sequence TTGAATATAGAAAAAGAAATAGAAAAAGGTAATTTTGTGCTTGGTGAATGTGCACAGTGTAGAAAAACAATATGGCCACCATCAGATTATTGTAACGTGTGTTTTGGAGAAGTCGTAATAAAAAAAGGCCCATTTGAAGGTAAAATTATAGAGTTTTCTAAAAAAGAACAAGATTATTTTTGTTTGGCAAAATTTTCAGACCATGTGAAAATAATTGGAAGTGTTTCAGAAGCACCTCAAAACAATCAAAGAGTGCATGTAAAAAAGTGTGGTATTAAAAATGGAAGTTATTTTTTTGAGTTTTCATTGATCAGATAA
- a CDS encoding LLM class flavin-dependent oxidoreductase yields the protein MRISYSLGSLLTIEQVLECSRILSATKTDTVWIPETWGMENFTMLGIVSQYSQNSKIGSSIINIYSRSPSSIAMGAATIDTVSKGRLILGLGTSSIPIVEDFHGYKFEKPVTRMKEYVEIIRLALSGKKISYDGRIFNLKNFSLLIKPPREHIPIYLAAVNQKMVNLAWEIADGVIFYLRPINELKETIQKMQQKKKLDVTCQLITCVSEDSEVARTRAKQTLAFYVSVGKIYREFLAKHGYESETSQIFEEFKRSGFKTNYELVTDKMLSELTVCGTPDECKKQLVKFNETGINLPIIQFNPVGDVGDSFKLFVKTFSDEK from the coding sequence ATGCGAATTTCATATAGTTTAGGCTCGCTTTTGACTATTGAGCAAGTTTTAGAGTGCTCAAGAATTCTTTCTGCCACTAAAACAGATACAGTTTGGATTCCTGAGACATGGGGAATGGAAAATTTTACAATGCTTGGCATTGTTTCGCAGTATTCTCAAAATTCAAAAATAGGTTCTTCTATCATCAACATCTATTCACGTAGTCCTTCATCAATTGCTATGGGAGCTGCAACAATAGACACAGTATCTAAAGGCAGATTGATCTTAGGGCTTGGAACAAGTAGTATTCCAATTGTAGAGGACTTTCACGGATACAAATTTGAAAAACCAGTAACAAGGATGAAAGAATATGTAGAAATTATACGATTGGCATTGTCTGGAAAAAAAATATCATATGACGGAAGAATTTTTAATTTGAAGAATTTCTCACTATTGATCAAACCCCCTAGAGAACACATTCCAATCTATCTGGCAGCAGTAAATCAAAAAATGGTCAATTTGGCATGGGAAATTGCAGATGGTGTGATATTTTATTTACGACCAATAAACGAATTGAAAGAAACTATCCAAAAAATGCAACAAAAGAAAAAACTTGACGTAACATGTCAATTAATCACTTGTGTGTCGGAAGATTCAGAAGTTGCGAGAACTCGTGCCAAGCAAACACTTGCATTTTATGTATCTGTAGGAAAAATTTACAGAGAGTTCCTTGCAAAACATGGATATGAATCTGAAACAAGTCAAATATTTGAAGAATTTAAGAGATCAGGGTTTAAAACAAATTATGAATTAGTTACAGACAAGATGCTTAGCGAATTGACAGTTTGTGGAACTCCTGATGAATGCAAGAAACAACTAGTAAAATTTAATGAAACAGGAATTAATTTGCCCATTATTCAATTTAATCCCGTGGGCGATGTGGGTGATTCATTCAAATTATTTGTAAAGACTTTTTCTGATGAAAAATGA
- a CDS encoding 2'-5' RNA ligase family protein, with the protein MLRPYLIEIRLMGEPKHLARQLIYDIFHKFRVRGQVRKRPVPHVTLFGPFGTKSMRDVIHTIGEVGSAYSELPYEIDGFDYFELKKKFLFITTSSKKNVIYLKIVPSNDLKDFRQKLAKQLLKFTDAVNTSHDSRDKFKFHATIAMKDIHYKFDKIWEYLQNYEIKTQGVALRVTLLKQGKIMYEYEFPTKRLLNRRQSLSKRHLRN; encoded by the coding sequence ATGTTGCGACCCTATCTTATTGAAATTCGTTTAATGGGAGAACCAAAACATCTGGCAAGACAATTAATCTATGACATTTTTCACAAATTTCGAGTTAGAGGCCAAGTCAGAAAAAGACCCGTGCCCCATGTTACCCTATTTGGACCATTTGGAACAAAATCAATGCGAGATGTAATCCATACTATAGGCGAGGTAGGTTCTGCATATTCAGAATTACCATATGAAATTGATGGGTTTGATTATTTTGAACTAAAGAAAAAATTTCTATTTATCACTACATCATCCAAGAAAAATGTCATCTATCTGAAAATTGTCCCAAGTAATGATCTAAAAGATTTTAGGCAGAAATTGGCAAAACAACTACTCAAATTCACAGATGCAGTAAACACATCCCATGATTCACGTGACAAGTTCAAATTTCATGCAACCATAGCGATGAAAGACATACATTACAAATTTGATAAAATTTGGGAATACCTCCAAAATTATGAAATAAAAACTCAAGGAGTTGCATTAAGAGTAACTTTGCTAAAACAAGGTAAAATTATGTATGAATATGAATTTCCAACTAAAAGACTATTGAATCGAAGGCAGTCATTAAGTAAACGTCATCTAAGAAATTGA
- a CDS encoding resolvase codes for MSKTIAITVSKPKANRKNKKKNQKIARTRRQRGYNWEDTLVKRFNSVSDWRAFRLGSPSIALPDVLAVNTLDSSIFTIEAKSGTSTSLPVPADQIERCKKWTDTFDIYKKRNVILAFKFLSKKRVGQGIYENRELREFYKIWDDALPITDCVCTYDGVIYAKINGKREKIDLKDHPMPFKTKYRSSA; via the coding sequence ATGTCAAAAACAATTGCAATCACAGTTTCAAAACCAAAGGCTAACAGGAAAAATAAAAAGAAAAACCAAAAAATTGCCAGGACTCGAAGGCAGCGAGGATACAACTGGGAAGACACTCTGGTTAAAAGATTTAATTCAGTTTCAGATTGGAGGGCATTTAGACTAGGCTCTCCAAGTATTGCATTACCAGACGTATTGGCTGTAAATACATTAGATAGTTCTATTTTTACAATTGAAGCAAAATCTGGGACAAGCACATCACTTCCGGTACCTGCAGATCAAATTGAGAGGTGTAAAAAATGGACAGACACATTTGACATTTACAAGAAAAGAAATGTCATTTTAGCATTCAAATTTTTGTCAAAAAAAAGAGTAGGTCAAGGAATCTACGAAAATAGAGAATTAAGGGAGTTTTACAAAATCTGGGACGATGCCCTTCCTATCACTGATTGTGTGTGTACTTATGACGGAGTAATATATGCAAAAATTAACGGTAAAAGAGAAAAAATAGATCTAAAAGATCATCCAATGCCATTCAAAACAAAATATCGATCTAGTGCCTAA
- the thrC gene encoding threonine synthase — MQGDAFLKCINPQCGLEYPIESTNVQCEKGHLLDVKYKKTPSDNLKEIFSNRGRMDQNIIFNESGVWRFRELLNFCQIDTENIEQCSKFLVSLDGSEGRQSKPYHMTKAADFIGISSNNLWLQPEGYNPSGSFKDNGMATAVTHAKMVGAKKIVCASTGNTSASAGMFAANEGINCDVYIPAGQIAPGKLSQAYQFGAQIVEVDGNFDDALRQSLDDAKNHGGYTVNSINPFRIEGQKTIPFRALEYLKWESPDWIVYPGGALGNTSSCGKALMELYEWGWIKKIPRIAVINAEGANTLSDLYNGKFEDEELRWNKGNPNAELIDRYYAHLDKENKRPKTKATAIQIGRPANILKGLRALEFTNGVVTSVSDSEMLDGMSVVGLNGFDCEMASGASVAGIKKLMNEEIIKKDDIVVGILTGRQKDAMLPVEYHNNPQNKFAIPPKN; from the coding sequence ATGCAGGGCGATGCTTTTCTAAAGTGTATAAATCCACAATGCGGGTTAGAATACCCAATAGAAAGCACAAATGTTCAATGTGAAAAAGGACATTTGTTAGATGTAAAATACAAAAAAACACCATCAGATAACCTCAAAGAAATTTTTTCAAATCGTGGAAGAATGGATCAAAACATCATTTTCAATGAAAGTGGTGTTTGGAGATTTCGTGAACTGTTAAACTTTTGTCAAATAGATACAGAAAACATAGAACAATGCAGTAAGTTTTTGGTTTCATTAGATGGGTCTGAAGGAAGACAATCAAAGCCATATCATATGACAAAGGCTGCAGATTTTATTGGGATTTCAAGTAATAATTTGTGGTTGCAACCAGAGGGTTACAATCCCAGTGGTTCATTCAAAGATAATGGAATGGCAACAGCTGTAACTCATGCAAAAATGGTAGGTGCAAAAAAAATTGTTTGCGCTTCCACAGGAAATACTTCAGCTTCTGCAGGGATGTTTGCAGCAAATGAGGGAATAAACTGTGATGTGTATATTCCAGCAGGTCAAATTGCACCTGGAAAATTAAGTCAAGCATATCAATTTGGAGCTCAGATTGTAGAGGTAGATGGAAATTTTGACGATGCATTAAGACAGTCATTAGATGATGCAAAAAACCATGGAGGTTATACAGTTAATTCCATCAATCCATTTAGAATTGAAGGTCAAAAAACAATTCCATTCAGAGCATTAGAGTATCTAAAATGGGAATCCCCTGACTGGATTGTATATCCTGGTGGGGCACTTGGAAACACATCAAGTTGTGGCAAGGCACTAATGGAACTTTATGAGTGGGGATGGATTAAAAAAATTCCAAGAATAGCTGTAATTAATGCTGAAGGTGCAAACACATTATCTGATTTGTACAATGGAAAATTTGAAGATGAGGAATTAAGATGGAATAAAGGAAACCCAAATGCAGAGTTAATTGACAGGTATTATGCTCATTTAGATAAAGAAAACAAGAGGCCAAAGACAAAAGCAACAGCAATTCAAATTGGAAGGCCTGCAAATATTCTCAAGGGATTACGTGCATTGGAATTCACAAACGGAGTCGTGACCTCAGTTTCAGATTCAGAGATGTTAGATGGGATGTCAGTTGTAGGGCTCAATGGGTTTGATTGTGAAATGGCATCAGGTGCATCGGTTGCAGGGATTAAAAAATTAATGAATGAGGAAATCATCAAAAAAGATGACATAGTGGTAGGAATCCTCACAGGTCGTCAAAAAGATGCAATGTTGCCAGTAGAATACCAC
- a CDS encoding CAP domain-containing protein: protein MGCSHNFVYTQGYFVCTKCGKRSYGRSYKKKQGKKIASGITVVLVIGIAFFAYSNGIFEINKDNLDKSIQNMPQTLQDAGKTAKDIATDTSTILRETIDQQLENVQIEPADITVENIKNIPKSIQENNPINKKPVIDKIKLEFQVHHLTNQYRLQNGLAALSFDDELSNIARHHSQDMASRNYFSHDSPEGNDPTDRASSQGYRCHKVIGNLIYEGIAENIFQNNLYDTVWYTNGIPTSYDWNTLEELATSTVDGWMDSPGHRQNILTKTFDREGIGVEIADDDKVYITQNFC, encoded by the coding sequence ATGGGCTGCAGTCATAACTTTGTCTATACTCAAGGCTATTTTGTTTGTACAAAATGTGGAAAGCGTTCCTACGGCCGTTCCTACAAGAAAAAACAGGGAAAAAAGATTGCATCAGGAATAACTGTTGTTCTAGTAATAGGGATTGCATTTTTTGCATATTCTAATGGAATATTTGAAATCAACAAAGACAATCTGGATAAATCAATTCAAAACATGCCTCAAACACTTCAGGATGCAGGAAAAACTGCCAAAGACATTGCAACAGACACAAGTACAATTCTTAGAGAAACAATTGATCAACAATTAGAAAATGTACAGATAGAGCCTGCCGATATTACGGTTGAAAACATCAAAAACATTCCTAAATCTATTCAGGAAAACAATCCAATAAACAAAAAACCCGTAATAGACAAAATAAAACTGGAGTTTCAGGTTCATCATCTGACCAATCAATACAGACTTCAAAATGGACTTGCTGCATTGAGTTTTGATGATGAATTATCAAACATAGCAAGACATCATAGCCAAGATATGGCATCAAGAAACTATTTCTCTCATGATTCCCCCGAAGGAAATGACCCTACTGATAGAGCATCTTCCCAAGGATATAGATGCCATAAAGTAATTGGAAATCTAATCTATGAAGGAATTGCAGAAAATATCTTTCAAAACAATCTCTATGATACTGTATGGTACACAAATGGAATTCCTACATCATATGACTGGAATACTCTAGAAGAACTTGCAACATCTACTGTTGATGGGTGGATGGATTCACCAGGCCATAGACAAAACATTCTCACAAAAACATTTGATAGAGAAGGAATTGGAGTAGAAATAGCTGATGATGATAAAGTCTACATCACTCAAAATTTCTGTTGA
- a CDS encoding nucleotidyltransferase family protein, with amino-acid sequence MKAIILAGGRGKRLRPITDYVPKPLVPLKNTPIIEWQIKYLKKFGVDEIIICTGYKTEMIENYLAMKKNMGVKIKFSKEKSPLGTGGAIKQAARKIKDRSFFVLNGDTITNIDLRKMIKSDNSIAAIELRTKFGIMETKENKVTKFREKKEISDLWMNAGVYHLLKTTIKDLPDKGDIEKTVFPDYARKGNLNTVKFKNVKWYSVDSFKDMEECSLEVDKIIK; translated from the coding sequence ATGAAGGCAATAATTTTAGCAGGAGGCAGAGGAAAGAGACTTCGCCCAATAACAGATTATGTTCCTAAACCACTAGTTCCATTAAAGAACACACCCATAATTGAATGGCAAATCAAGTATCTTAAAAAATTTGGAGTGGATGAAATCATAATTTGTACAGGATACAAAACAGAGATGATTGAAAATTATCTTGCAATGAAAAAAAACATGGGAGTTAAGATAAAATTTTCAAAAGAAAAATCTCCTCTAGGCACAGGCGGTGCAATTAAACAAGCTGCAAGAAAAATAAAAGATAGATCATTTTTTGTTCTTAACGGTGACACGATTACAAATATTGATTTGAGAAAAATGATAAAAAGTGACAATTCTATTGCGGCAATAGAATTGAGAACAAAATTTGGAATTATGGAAACAAAAGAAAACAAAGTAACAAAATTTCGAGAAAAAAAAGAGATTTCAGATTTATGGATGAATGCAGGGGTTTATCATCTGCTTAAAACAACTATCAAAGACCTGCCAGATAAAGGAGATATTGAAAAAACAGTTTTTCCAGATTATGCAAGAAAAGGAAATCTGAACACGGTTAAATTCAAGAATGTTAAATGGTATTCTGTAGATTCGTTTAAAGATATGGAAGAGTGTTCATTAGAAGTAGATAAAATAATAAAATAA
- a CDS encoding tyrosine-type recombinase/integrase gives MIKQAQSPMEEQLTFEEFIATRPKSVQKLARTTMRILNIFTNITYSKSFDKIVKECPKETINEHLIMILKKFSIWCQQDHPEIKYHVVYGKTLSHKKKSSRTISAYTSIIRAVLEGVYGIELYARNFKKKLCIPEPNDFDPEPFTKDEVRILCDYARTKHKLHYMVLKDSGLRVGESVAIRKKHIDTTKNPIEILVPANITKTKKTRTTYVTRETAPMLIGRLNQIGDDDLVFGTNDDQMTATVNAENYYWYLRDKIKQDYPVFDEKYQENGRYKKNLHSLRAYTATQCAEAIDESFGHGIIGHKKYLQQYIRNQDKMSEKYKRAENHLMIYETVEVLDNDEKIGYLESQMKELFKLLSMKEERTEKIRMIEQRLSHL, from the coding sequence ATGATAAAACAAGCACAATCTCCAATGGAAGAACAACTGACCTTTGAGGAATTCATAGCAACAAGGCCAAAATCTGTCCAAAAACTGGCAAGAACAACAATGAGAATACTGAACATCTTCACCAATATCACATATTCAAAATCCTTTGATAAGATTGTAAAAGAGTGTCCAAAAGAAACGATAAACGAACATCTGATTATGATTCTCAAAAAGTTTTCAATTTGGTGTCAACAGGACCATCCTGAAATAAAATACCATGTAGTATATGGAAAAACATTATCTCACAAGAAAAAATCGTCAAGGACAATCAGTGCATATACATCAATCATCAGGGCTGTTTTAGAAGGTGTTTATGGAATTGAATTGTATGCTAGAAATTTCAAAAAGAAACTCTGTATTCCAGAACCAAACGACTTTGATCCTGAACCATTTACAAAAGACGAAGTAAGAATCCTATGTGATTATGCCCGAACAAAGCACAAGCTCCATTATATGGTTCTAAAAGACTCTGGGCTCAGAGTAGGCGAATCAGTGGCAATCAGGAAAAAACACATCGATACAACCAAGAATCCAATTGAAATTCTTGTTCCTGCAAACATTACAAAGACAAAGAAGACTAGAACTACATATGTTACAAGAGAGACTGCACCAATGCTCATAGGTAGACTGAATCAGATAGGCGATGATGACTTGGTTTTTGGAACAAATGATGATCAGATGACTGCAACTGTCAACGCTGAAAACTATTACTGGTATCTTCGAGACAAAATTAAGCAAGATTATCCTGTGTTTGATGAAAAATACCAAGAAAATGGCAGATACAAGAAGAATCTTCACTCACTTAGAGCGTATACTGCAACCCAGTGTGCTGAGGCCATAGACGAATCCTTTGGACATGGAATTATTGGCCATAAAAAATACCTTCAGCAATACATTCGAAATCAAGACAAGATGTCTGAGAAATACAAACGAGCTGAAAACCATCTGATGATTTATGAAACTGTTGAAGTTTTAGATAATGATGAAAAAATAGGATATCTTGAATCCCAAATGAAAGAACTGTTCAAGCTATTATCTATGAAAGAAGAGAGAACTGAAAAGATTAGAATGATTGAACAAAGATTATCTCATCTGTAG
- a CDS encoding HNH endonuclease: MNGPTRKKIYRELALRDGNFCQFCRRNPEEMQLVIDHIDNDNSNNDRKNLRILCRRCNYVKNPRRPVDECVSENLDEKTELQINRTKEPEFKKYVAHEINERGSVPENELVYSGAEYLGVSPVTTLRYLKKLYSSFGIYQKTKQNSKYFIEYKDDFYHI, encoded by the coding sequence ATGAATGGTCCAACACGAAAGAAAATCTATCGTGAACTAGCATTAAGGGATGGTAATTTCTGCCAATTTTGTCGACGAAATCCAGAAGAAATGCAATTAGTAATAGATCACATAGATAATGATAATTCAAACAATGACAGAAAAAATCTTAGAATTCTATGTAGGCGTTGCAATTATGTCAAGAATCCTAGAAGACCAGTCGATGAGTGTGTGAGTGAGAATTTAGATGAAAAAACCGAATTACAGATTAACCGAACAAAAGAACCTGAATTTAAAAAATATGTGGCTCATGAGATTAATGAAAGAGGATCTGTGCCTGAGAACGAATTAGTTTACTCTGGAGCTGAATATCTTGGTGTTTCCCCTGTAACCACTTTAAGATATTTGAAGAAATTGTATTCCTCATTTGGAATATATCAAAAAACCAAACAAAATTCAAAGTATTTTATCGAATACAAAGATGATTTCTATCACATTTGA